A genomic segment from Equus przewalskii isolate Varuska chromosome X, EquPr2, whole genome shotgun sequence encodes:
- the PLXNB3 gene encoding plexin-B3 isoform X5, with protein MCLPPCHAAQETPLLLPFVVVVGTGPSSDVAPTDLPSLTSWSMSVYLPMSLGSCTFPFVCGLPTPLLSPSPACLCGLGPPLSCPPLSPSLSLLLSSLCLSVSLLSAFLCFSRDLPFLCLSSRFFSPSGALSPPSLFLFCPARWGGRAPARQASGSLAFPQAPAMAPGPPSGARLLVLLLLLLLCPPHPTQAHRFSAPNTTFNRLALAPGRGTLYVGAVNRLFQLSPVLQLEAVAVTGPVFDSPDCVPFRDPAECPQARLTDNANQLLLVSSRAQELVACGQVRQGVCEKRRLGDVAEVLYQAEDPGDGQFVAANALGVATVGLVVPTPGRDLLLVARGLAGKLSGGVPPLTVRQLAGPQPFSSEGLGRLVVGDFSDYNNSYVGAFADGHSAYFVFRRRGARAQAEYRSYVARVCLGDVNLYSYVEVPLACRGQGLVQAAFLAPGTLLGAFAAGPRGAQAALCAFPLAELDGSMEQARRLCYTAGGRGPSGTEEATVEYGVTSRCVTLPPDSPESYPCGDEHTPSPIAGRQPLEAEPLLQLGQPVSAVTALQADGHTIAFLGDTQGQLHKVFLNGSQGQVYHSQQVGPPGSAISPDLLVDSSGSHLYVLTAQQVDRVSVAACPQFPDCTSCLQARDPLCGWCTLQGRCTRKGQCGRASQPNQWLWSYEEDSHCLHVQSLLPAHHPRQEQGQVTLSVPRLPTLTMDEYFHCAFGDYDSLAHVEGPHVACVTPPQDQLPLNPPGTDHVTLPLALMFEDVAVAVTNFSFYDCSAVQALEVAAPCRACVSSLWRCHWCPQSSRCVHGEHCPEGERTIYSAQEVDVQVRGPGACPWVEGLAGPLLVPVGWESRLALRVWNLQHFRGLPASYHCWLELPGELQRLPASLEEMPGDAGLIYCQAQQFHPSMAQRELPVPIYVTRGEGQRLDNARTLHVTLYDCAVGHPDCSHCQAANGSLGCLWCSHGQPTCRYGPLCPPEAVELLCPTPSIDMIEPLTGPPEGGLALTILGSNLGRDFADVQDAVSVAGRPCSPNPSLYRTSARIVCVTSPAPDGTVGPIQVAIKSRPPGISTQHFTYQDPVLLSLNPQWGPQAGGTQLTIHGQHLQTGGNVSAFVGGQPCPIQEPVCPEAIVCHTAPQASPGEAVVRVVFGHAQRTLLTSPFRYTANPQLLGAEPSVSFRGGGRLIRVRGTGLNVVQQPLLSVWLETVAEVQAAGAQPWDLTPRRSCGASAAAPQACIQLEGGLLQCSTVCSANSSSLLLCWSPAVPDGAHPRRVFFTLDNVHVDFASANGGQDFVYQPNPRLAPLSREGPTRPYRLKPGNVLDVEGEGLNLGISKEEVRVYIGDSECLVKTLTLTHLYCEPPPRAPQPANSSSTLPQFVVQMGNVRLALGPVRYEAEPALSAFPVEAQVGLGVGAAVLTAAVLLLTLMYRHKSKQALRDYQKVLVQLENLEIGVGDQCRKEFTDLMTEMTDLSSDLEASGIPFLDYRTYAERVFFPGHGGCPLQPMLEGPGEESHRAPMRQGLTQLSNLLNSKLFLLTLIHTLEEQPSFSQRDRCHVASLLSLALHSKLEYLTDIMRTLLGDLATHYVHKNPKLMLRRTETMVEKLLTNWLSICLYAFLREVAGEPLYMLLRAIQYQVDKGPVDAVTGKAKRTLNNSRLLREDVEFRPLTLMVLVGPGASGAPGGSTAQRVPARVLDTDTITQVKEKVLDQVYKGTPFSQRPSVHALDLEWRSGLAGHLTLSDEDLTSVTQNHWKRLNTLQHYKVPDGATVGLIPQLHNGGAVSQSLAQSCPSRENIPMAEDGEEGGVRLWHLVKATEEPEGAKVRRGSLRERERERARAKAIPEIYLTRLLSMKGTLQKFVDDTFQAILSVNRPVPIAVKYLFDFLDELAEKHGIEDPETLHIWKTNRYYSDIRQSSPASYQEMNSALAELSGNYASAPHCLEALRELYKHIHRYYDQIISALEGDPVGQKTQLACRLQQIAALVENKVTDL; from the exons ATGTGCCTCCCTCCGTGCCACGCCGCCCAGGAGACCCCTCTGCTGCTCCCCTTCGTGGTG GTAGTGGGCACAGGGCCCTCCTCAGACGTGGCTCCCACCGACCTTCCTTCTCTCACATCCTGGTCCATGTCCGTGTACTTACCCATGTCCCTGGGCTCCTGCACCTTCCCCTTCGTCTGTGggctccccacccctctcctctccccatcacCTGCCTGCCTTTGTGGCCTCGGCCCGCCCCTATCCTGCCCTCCTCTCAGTCCCTCTCTGTCTTTGCTTCTCTCCAgcctctgtctttctgtgtccttGCTTTCTGCCTTTCTGTGCTTCTCTAGGGACCTTCCCTTTCTATGTCTGTCTTCTCgattcttctctccctctggcgctctctctccaccctctctGTTCTTGTTCTGCCCGGCGCGGTGGGGTGGCCGTGCTCCTGCCCGCCAGGCCTCCGGCAGCTTGGCTTTCCCCCAGGCCCCCGCCATGGCTCCTGGGCCTCCTTCCGGCGCCCGCCTGCtcgtgctgctgctgctgctgctgctgtgcccACCGCACCCCACTCAGGCCCATCGCTTCTCTGCGCCCAACACCACCTTCAACCGCCTGGCGCTGGCACCGGGCCGCGGCACGCTCTACGTGGGTGCCGTGAACCGCCTCTTCCAGCTCAGCCCCGTGCTGCAGCTCGAGGCAGTGGCTGTCACCGGCCCTGTCTTCGACAGTCCCGACTGCGTGCCTTTCCGTGACCCGGCCGAATGCCCGCAGGCCCGGCTCACGGACAACGCCAACCAGCTGCTGCTGGTGAGCAGCAGGGCGCAGGAACTGGTGGCCTGCGGGCAGGTGCGGCAGGGCGTGTGCGAGAAGCGGCGCCTCGGGGACGTGGCCGAGGTGCTGTACCAGGCCGAGGACCCCGGCGACGGGCAGTTCGTGGCCGCCAATGCCCTGGGGGTGGCCACGGTGGGCCTGGTGGTGCCCACACCAGGCCGGGACCTCCTGCTGGTGGCCAGAGGCCTGGCAGGAAAGCTGTCGGGAGGGGTGCCGCCCCTGACCGTGCGCCAGCTGGCCGGGCCGCAGCCCTTCTCCAGCGAGGGCCTGGGCCGCCTCGTGGTGGGCGACTTCTCTGACTACAACAACAGCTACGTGGGCGCCTTCGCCGATGGCCACTCCGCCTACTTCGTCTTCCGCCGCCGCGGGGCCCGGGCGCAGGCCGAGTACCGCTCCTACGTGGCCCGAGTCTGTCTTGGGGATGTCAACCTTTACTCCTATGTGGAGGTACCCCTCGCCTGCCGGGGCCAGGGCCTCGTCCAGGCTGCCTTCCTTGCCCCGGGCACCTTGCTAGGGGCCTTTGCCGCGGGCCCGAGGGGGGCCCAGGCGGCCCTGTGCGCCTTTCCCCTGGCAGAGCTGGACGGGAGCATGGAGCAGGCCCGGCGCCTCTGCTACACGGCCGGTGGCCGGGGCCCCAGCGGCACGGAGGAAGCCACCGTGGAGTACGGAGTCACATCGCGCTGCGTCACCCTGCCCCCT GACTCCCCCGAGTCGTACCCCTGTGGCGATGAGCACACCCCCAGCCCCATCGCTGGCCGCCAGCCCCTGGAGGCTGAGCCTCTGCTGCAGCTCGGGCAGCCCGTCAGCGCCGTCACAGCCCTCCAGGCGGATGGGCATACGATAGCCTTCCTGGGGGACACCCAAGGCCAGCTGCATAAG GTCTTTCTCAATGGCTCTCAAGGCCAGGTGTACCACTCCCAGCAAGTGGGGCCTCCAGGCTCAGCCATCAGCCCGGACCTGCTGGTGGACAGCAGCGGCAGCCACCTCTATGTCCTCACCGCCCAGCAG GTGGACCGGGTATCAGTGGCAGCCTGCCCCCAGTTCCCTGACTGCACCAGCTGCCTCCAAGCCCGGGACCCGCTGTGCGGCTGGTGCACCCTCCAGGGCAG GTGTACCCGCAAGGGCCAATGCGGGCGGGCATCCCAGCCAAACCAGTGGCTGTGGAGCTATGAGGAGGACAGCCACTGCCTGCACGTCCAGAGCCTGCTGCCGGCCCACCACCCCCGCCAAGAGCAGGGCCAG GTCACCTTGTCTGTCCCCCGGCTGCCCACCCTGACCATGGATGAATACTTCCATTGTGCCTTTGGGGACTATGATAGCTTGGCTCATGTGGAAGGGCCCCACGTGGCCTGTGTCACCCCTCCCCAAGACCAGCTGCCGCTTAACCCTCCAGGCACAG ACCATGTCACCTTGCCCCTGGCCCTGATGTTTGAGGATGTGGCCGTAGCTGTCACCAACTTCTCCTTCTACGACTGCAGTGCCGTGCAGGCCTTGGAGGTGGCTGCCCC GTGTCGTGCTTGTGTGAGCAGCCTCTGGCGGTGCCACTGGTGCCCCCAGAGCAGCCGCTGTGTGCACGGGGAGCACTGCCCGGAGGGTGAGAGGACCATCTACAGTGCCCAGGAG GTGGACGTCCAGGTGCGTGGCCCAGGGGCTTGTCCCTGGGTCGAAGGCCTAGCAGGTCCCCTCCTGGTGCCTGTGGGTTGGGAGAGCCGTTTGGCCCTGCGTGTGTGGAACCTTCAACACTTCCGA GGCCTGCCTGCCTCCTACCACTGCTGGCTGGAACTACCAGGAGAACTGCAGAGGCTGCCAGCCTCCCTGGAAGAGATGCCTGGAGATGCGGGCCTCATCTACTGCCAGGCCCAGCAG TTTCACCCCTCCATGGCCCAGCGGGAGCTCCCGGTGCCCATCTATGTCACCCGGGGTGAAGGCCAGCGGCTGGACAATGCCCGCACTCTTCATG TGACCCTGTATGACTGCGCTGTGGGCCACCCCGACTGTAGCCACTGCCAGGCAGCCAACGGAAGCCTGGGCTGCTTATGGTGCAGCCATGGCCAGCCCACCTGTCGCTACGGGCCACTGTGCCCACCTGAGGCTGTGGAGCTGCTGTGTCCCACGCCCAGCATTGACATG ATTGAGCCCCTGACTGGCCCCCCTGAGGGTGGCTTGGCCCTCACCATCCTGGGCTCCAACCTGGGccgggactttgcagatgtacaGGATGCCGTGAGCGTGGCTGGCCGGCCCTGCAGCCCCAACCCCTCTCTCTACCGCACCTCTGCCCG GATTGTGTGTGTGACATCTCCCGCCCCCGACGGCACTGTGGGGCCAATCCAAGTGGCCATTAAGAGTCGGCCACCAGGCATCTCAACCCAGCACTTCACCTACCAG GACCCTGTCCTGCTGAGCCTGAATCCCCAGTGGGGCCCCCAGGCTGGGGGCACCCAGCTCACCATCCACGGACAGCACCTCCAGACAGGAGGCAATGTCAGCGCCTTTGTGGGAGGCCAGCCCTGTCCTAT CCAGGAGCCAGTTTGTCCTGAGGCCATTGTGTGCCACACTGcgccccaggccagcccaggagaAGCTGTGGTACGCGTGGTCTTCGGCCATGCCCAGCGCACGCTGCTCACCAGCCCCTTCCGCTACACTGCCAACCCCCAGCTCTTGGGGGCAGAGCCCAGCGTCAGCTTCCGGGG GGGCGGGCGGCTCATCCGAGTAAGGGGCACAGGCCTGAACGTGGTGCAGCAGCCCCTGCTGTCCGTGTGGCTGGAGACCGTGGCGGAGGTGCAGGCTGCAGGGGCCCAGCCCTGGGACCTGACACCAAGGAGGAGCTGCGGGGCCTCTGCTGCAGCCCCCCAGGCTTGTATCCAGCTCGAGGGGGGCTTGCTGCAG TGCTCCACCGTCTGCTCCGCCAACTCGTCCAGTCTCCTTCTGTGCTGGAGCCCCGCCGTGCCGGATGGGGCACACCCCCGGCGGGTCTTCTTCACCCTAGACAATGTGCATGTGGACTTCGCCAGCGCCAACGGGGGCCAGGACTTTGTGTACCAGCCCAACCCCCGCCTGGCCCCCCTCAGTCGCGAGGGGCCCACCCGCCCCTACCGCCTCAAGCCGGGCAATGTCCTGGACGTGGAG GGTGAGGGCCTCAACCTGGGGATCAGCAAGGAAGAGGTGCGCGTGTACATCGGCGACAGCGAGTGCCTGGTGAAGACGCTCACACTCACCCACCTGTACTGCGAGCCACCACCGCGGGCCCCACAGCCTGCCAACAGCTCCAGCACCCTGCCACAGTTCGTG GTGCAGATGGGCAACGTGCGGCTGGCCCTGGGCCCTGTCCGGTACGAGGCCGAGCCTGCACTGTCTGCCTTCCCCGTGGAGGCTCAGGTGGGCCTTGGCGTGGGCGCTGCCGTGCTGACCGCCGCTGTGCTCCTCCTCACCCTCATGTACAG GCACAAGAGCAAGCAGGCTCTGCGGGACTACCAGAAGGTTCTGGTGCAGCTGGAGAACCTGGAGATTGGCGTGGGTGACCAGTGCCGCAAGGAGTTCacag ACCTGATGACCGAGATGACCGACCTCAGCAGCGACCTGGAGGCCAGCGGGATCCCCTTCCTGGACTACCGCACATATGCCGAGCGTGTCTTCTTTCCTGGGCATGGCGGCTGCCCACTGCAGCCCATGCTTGAGGGGCCCGGGGAAGAGAGCCACCGTGCCCCCATGCGCCAGGGCCTCACACAGCTCTCCAACCTGCTCAACAGCAAGCTCTTCCTCCTCACA CTCATCCACACCCTGGAGGAGCAGCCCAGCTTCTCTCAGCGGGACCGCTGCCACGTGGCTTCACTGCTGTCCCTGGCGCTGCACAGTAAGCTTGAGTACCTGACCGACATCATGAGGACGCTGCTCGGCGACCTGGCCACCCATTACGTGCACAAGAACCCAAAGCTCATGCTGCGCAG GACGGAGACCATGGTGGAGAAGCTGCTCACCAACTGGCTGTCCATCTGTCTCTACGCCTTCCTGAGG GAGGTGGCTGGTGAGCCGCTGTACATGCTCCTCCGGGCTATTCAGTACCAGGTGGACAAGGGGCCTGTGGATGCCGTGACAGGCAAAGCGAAACGGACCCTGAACAACAGCCGCCTGCTGCGGGAGGACGTGGAGTTCCGGCCCCTGACGCTGATGGTGCTGGTGGGCCCCGGGGCCAGTGGGGCCCCAGGGGGCAGCACGGCACAGCGCGTGCCAGCCCGAGTCCTCGACACAGACACCATCACCCAGGTCAAGGAGAAGGTGTTGGACCAAGTCTACAAAGGCACCCCGTTCTCCCAGAGGCCCTCAGTGCATGCCCTAGATCTTG AGTGGCGGTCAGGCCTGGCTGGTCACCTAACCCTGTCAGACGAGGACCTGACCTCGGTGACCCAGAACCACTGGAAGAGACTCAACACCTTGCAGCACTACAAG GTCCCAGACGGAGCCACAGTGGGGCTCATCCCCCAGTTGCACAATGGAGGCGCCGTCTCCCAGAGCTTGGCCCAGAGCTGCCCCTCGCGGGAGA ACATCCCAATGGCAGAGGACGGTGAGGAGGGTGGGGTCCGCCTCTGGCACCTGGTGAAAGCCACCGAGGAGCCAGAAGGGGCCAAGGTGCGGCGCGGCAGCCTGCGGGAGCGGGAACGGGAGCGGGCGCGGGCCAAGGCCATTCCAGAAATCTACCTCACCCGCCTGCTCTCCATGAAG GGCACACTACAGAAGTTTGTGGATGACACCTTCCAGGCCATCCTCAGCGTGAACCGGCCCGTGCCCATCGCTGTCAAGTACCTGTTTGACTTCCTGGATGAGCTGGCAGAGAAGCACGGCATCGAGGACCCGGAGACCTTGCACATCTGGAAGACTAACAG aTACTACTCCGACATTCGCCAGAGCTCTCCGGCAAGCTACCAGGAGATGAACTCAGCTCTGGCTGAGCTCTCTGGG AACTACGCCTCTGCTCCGCACTGCCTGGAAGCTCTGAGAGAGCTCTACAAACACATCCACAGGTATTACGACCAG ATCATCAGCGCCCTGGAGGGAGACCCTGTAGGCCAGAAGACGCAGCTGGCCTGCCGCCTGCAGCAGATCGCCGCCCTGGTGGAGAACAAGGTGACCGACCTGTGA